The segment GCATATGAGGACCAAAGTTCCAAGAAGATTGGAGGAATTCGAAGGCGTCTGATTAGAAGGCCTTTTCttctttatgttatatttttgcATTCTATTTGTAATGGGCCTAAGCCCTCGATAATTTACTTTTccgtatttttattttattttgtacatttagattaggacaggtacaaagatgggtcaaaaacccaaaaaacaggtgggtccaaaactcggtcaaggcgaacagaacccgagtttggacccaaatctctccctctctctctctctctctctctcttccgcttgctacttgtttatatttttgctTTGGATGCCTTTTAGTCTAAGGTTAGAATAACTCCAAACCCCATCAAACGCCTTTTTGCTTCATCAAATTCGAAGTTAAAAATTGACCTTTAAAGATGTTTAAGTTCGAAAGTTGCTAGGACTTGAGGTTTAAAAGGTTTAGTTTTAACGAAGTCTTGAAACAGCGGTATTTCACAAGTTCGTTTAAATTAAAAGCTTAGACCTTGAATGGAGATTTGCAAGATAAATAATAGCATGTCAAAACTTGTAATATTTGTctagataaattttaaagttaagcTTCGTAAAGATTTGCAATTGCGAGATAAACTATGAATATTTCCAACCTTGAAAATTTGCCTAAGTAAATGTCTAATAAGCTTAATAACAAAAGATTCgcaaaagttaaaacaaaatagtcaaataagttaatcgttggaaaaccgtaagttagcggagtgtcttaggtgccttacaccttcctaagacactaataagaatcccgaacccccctaaaatattttcaaaacgattttttctgtttaaattgttttgggaatgagttttcttaatttttcttaaaaattaagtggcgactcctaaaagtcgaaaatacctttaaataaaataaactttttttcgaaaatcacttttttcgataaaacataTACAACTGAAAGTTATGCctatttcgctatacatatatacaaaagaagcaATTGAATAATTCGTTGGCTCCTCTtcagatttttataatttctctGGAAGGccatttgtataaattgttgtTAGCCTCTCATTTGTATAAATCGTTGTTAGCGTCTCAAAACAAttgtatgtgtttgtatatctgtataaaatttaaatttgtatacaattgaatcaaattgtttaaaaagataaagagagagattatatacaattttaatttgtataaagcgtgaaagatagaaagacaaaagagacttggacagAGAATACACAATTGAATCGAAATGTATAAAACGAgtaagagagaaattatatacaatttgaatttgtatcaaaagagaaagagagaaaaacaaaagagatTTAAGCAGAGAAATAtgtttattgtataattataagtgtatatgaaGGAGATCTATGTATTTGcttgtgtatatacaatttctctcgttttatacaaacagaaacataatttatacatttctattgtataaagcgagagagggagagtggcgagcgagaaaaTGAGGAAAAGAGGCGACTGACAAATAATTTGCTATGGAAAACACATAAATCAAACGATagctattatatttattttacattattagtttgttattcgatacaatattttttttttattatcatacCCACCAAATATGATAAAAgcccaaagaaaaaaaaagtcacttTGTTAGTACAAAGGCCCAATATGTCATATAAAGATGAAGAAATGGGGATTCTTTACAGTAAAGAAAAATGGCGACATGGGGTGCATTTTTTGGTACAAGGGTTATGGAAATAGTGAAGAAGCATGACTCCGGCGGCCTTGTTTGGAAGAGAATTAAGCTCACATCTACTCGCAAAGCTAATGCCAAGAAACGTCTTCGCCGTGTTTGGCAGGTTCCTACTTCTATTCCTTTCACTCTTTACTTGTAAAAATTTAGGGTTTTACTCTGTTGATGAACATTATGAGTTGGATGGGGTGTAGATTCAATGAATTCAACTATACCCAACACCATTTCTTGGATTTTAATTATCTATAGAAGAATTGGGGAGTGGTTACAAGTTAGAAGAAATAATTAGGTGAATTACTATGATTCCATGTTTATTGGAATTTCTTAGCTCTGTTTTAAATATGGAATGTTATTTGCTGGAATATTAACTAGAGATAACAAGATTGGGACTTTTTATTGGGTTGAGATTATTGATATGTTGTTTATAGTTATATAAACCTTAAGCGGCATATACCATATCGAAACTCGGAAATCTAAATTAATGTTTGTTTATGGGGGCTTCCATTTTACAAGTCCTTTGCGTAGAGTTACTATTGTCTTAAACTACTTTGTTGTATATGTTAAAACTCCAGCTTGAGATCTAATGGTTGTAATATTTGCTTTAGGAAATGTCTTTTCCTGCATACCCAATTGGTCCGAAAATTCCTTCTTTTAGTTCGTCTGAATGAGCTGATATTCTCTAAACTTAGTTCGCAGATTTACTTGACGCCCTGGCTTATGGGTTGTGTTAGAATGCTTGGTGGATTAAGAAAAAGTGAATCCTTCTTACCCCGCACCGTGTAAAGTGAAGCCTGGTATTTAAGTGGATAAGGGTGAGGGGCGGGCTTGTTATCTACCGAGTTTAGAAGGCTGTGATTTTGGTAAAGGGCCCACGGATTTCttggttataaaaaaaagtgaatctTTATTCTTTAGTGCATAAGAATTTTGATGAGTCTTCTTTGGTGCGGCCTTTTCCCCGGACTCTGCGTGAATATGGGAACTGCCTTCCTATTTTTTTGGGTCACACAAGCTCCAGTTAATTTTTCGGCTTTATCACTTTATTCCAAAGCTTAATTCCACTGTCTTATATAATCTGATTTACCTTTGAAATATCATTTCCAACAAATGAAATGTCTGTCTTATAATTATTGATCTTTGGATAATCTTTTTCTTGTATGATGTTGTGTAGCTTTAGGCAGTGTTGGTTGATAATACTCATTTGCATGTTTTATGTATCATTTAGGGGTTTATTAAGTTGGACAAAAGTCAAAGGGAACTTGGTTCCTCGAGTAAGATACTTCCCGAGTTTCACTTGATTGGCCTTGAGTTGGGTGCTCTATGTTATGTTTAAATTGGAGACAATTATGTTGACTGTTATTGAGGAACTAATGATCTCAAGACGCAAATATTCATGTAATGATGGCTGAATAAGGTAATTCACTGGTCATTATTCCCATTTAAAATTACCTTGAGGAATAAACCCAAAGGGATACTTTATATCGGATTGAGAAGGCGTTTAAATGGAGAGACTTGGGTAGTAAAGGTTTATAAAGGGGACTACAACTAGATGAGAATTGAGGTGAAG is part of the Solanum lycopersicum chromosome 1, SLM_r2.1 genome and harbors:
- the LOC101264851 gene encoding uncharacterized protein, producing the protein MATWGAFFGTRVMEIVKKHDSGGLVWKRIKLTSTRKANAKKRLRRVWQNEAVLRACSEPPPSVTSQVDAGQVSNVQLKTGKS